In Fervidobacterium thailandense, the genomic window CTACAAGAAGGCGTCTTACTTCTTGAACTTGCTCGTAGCGAACGTGTCGAAGGGAGACGAGGTTGCCGTAGTAGTTGCCCCAATCTGGTTCCTTGCCACGTTGTTTTCCGCAGATGTTCTTTACGCTCTGATGAGGAGTTATCTGAAGAATGGTGTAGTCTTTTCTGGGCTTCTTTTTCTTTCAATCCTAATCAGGCCGCTGGTAAATCACCCACTTTTCTTTAGGTTGGGGTCCGCGTTTCTCGGCTTACCCTTTGTGGAGCTGGGTTGGCAATTTCGAAAGAGGGGTCTAAAGCCAAACGTCTTTTGGTTCTTTGTGGCTCTCGCTGTTTTGTTGATCGCATCATTTTACAATGGAAAAGTTTCGTGGTATACCCACGATTTTGGCAATGTTTCCCTGGCGTATGTTGGTGAAGTGGCTATTATTGTCATAGGCGTTTATCTGGGGCAGTTACTAACAAGCAGTTCCCTGAAAAGCTGGCTTGAGAAGGTTGCTCTGAACGCACTCTTCATTTTACCTTACCACGGTGTTATCGGGGTGCTTCTGGCTTTTCTATACCTCCCGTTTCTTAAGAGTATCGATACAGTTCAGACTTTTGTCTCAAAGTATTGGTTTCTGCATTTTGCATTGACCATGGCGGTGATTATGCTCCTCATTGACTATTTACCGTCGACGGCAAAAAGAGTGCTGGTTGGTGATATAAGGTTGGTTGGGAAGTTTGTAAGGAAAGTAAATGACAGAGTCAGGAAAACAATCAGGAAATAAAACGACAAATAGGAGTTGATATAAATTGGCTAATGAGCCTTTGGTTTCAGTAATTATACCGGCGTACAATGTCGAGAAGTATATTACACGAACATTGGAAAGCGTGTTGGACCAAACATTCAGAGACTTCGAAATTATTTTGGTCAACGATGGTTCAACTGACAAGACGGAAGAGGTTGCAAAGAAACTCCTGAAATCTGCAGAGTTAAATTTTCGGATTATTTCACAATCTAATAAAGGTGTCAGCGTTGCAAGAAATGTCGGACTTTATAACTCAGCAGGTCGTTACGTTAAATTTCTTGACGCAGATGACGTCATGAAAAGGGAAAGTTTGCAGTATCTTGTAGAAGCTTGTGAGAACAATAAATTAGCGTTCGCTTTCGGCAAACAGGATGTTATTAACCAAAATGGTAAAATAATGTACACGTACGATCAAATGTACTTGGCTGATCTGGAACTTGCCGATTATAAAGTGGTCCTTGAGCAATTCTTAAAAGGAATACTGCACATTAGCTGTAACTCTTCCATATTTCGAAAAGACATAATTACCGAGAGAAACCTAACCTTTACTCCTGGGGCGAGATTTGGTGAAGATACGGAGTTCATTGCTAAGTACATATTTTTTGCGAAGAAAATAGCATTTGTTGACAAAGTGGTTTGTGAAGCAGTTGTGAGGTTTGATTCGTCAACGAAAGTTTCGAATCTGGCAGTCTTTCACAATGTCGGATCATTCAAAAGGTTATACAGGTTCTTTATGAATTTTGGGGAACTTGAGATTGCGCGTGTAATAGAAGAATACTCAATACCGGCAAGTTATGCGTGGGCCATGGGAAATTTAGCTTATAATGCTTTTCCCTACCGTTTGTGGAAAAAGCTCTTAGAAAATGATACAATTGGTGCAATGATGAGACGTTTGAAAATAGATTTTCCAAAGCAAACAAGCTATCATTCCCTTCTCAAATTGGCGAAGCATTTGTATCTGATATCCCCAGCTATTGCGTACTTTGTTTTGAGATTGGTCGGTAAATGGCATAGGTGGAGGAATAGTTGAAACTAACCTTAGAGGCTGTAGTATTCGTGGTTTTGTCAGTGCAGATAGGAGGTATGCTTTTCAATGAAGAAAAAGTATTTAATAGCTACTTCCTGTAATCAAAGGTGCGAGCTTTTCCTCGTTAATCACTGGCTGAGGTCTTTGAAAGAAAATGTAGATTTGACAAATGTAGACATCTTGGTAATTGATTTCGGTTTATCACCAAGCGCTCAGTCAGAATTAAAGGGTCAGGATGTTATTTTGTTTCAACCAAGTCGGACTGAAGGTCACATAAATAATCTAAGGTTTCTGGAACTTAGAGACTACTTGACGGTACACAGTAACTACGAACAGGTCATTTTGTGCGACTCAGGTGACATAATTTTCCAAACCAATATTTCAAATGTTTTTGAACTTCAACCTGAAAAGATCAAAGCGGTTCGTGAAGAAATCTCACCGAACATGGACATAGTGGTGAATGATAATAACGTTCTCAATGCTAAGGAAATAAAAGCATTTTTGAGAGATAGGAACTTGATAAACGCAGGGTTTGTTGTGTATCCAAGAGAGAAGTTTAACGATATAGTTTGTAAAATGTTCGAATTAATCCGGGATAAAGATTCGTGGGGGGTTGATATGGTAATTCTTAACTATGTTATATATAGGTACTTTGAAAAAGATTTTTTCGAGCTTCCTCCAATTTTTAACTTCATACCAACGACCTCGACAAAAAAGTACTTCGTGAAAGATGGCAAATTCTACTTGAGTGATGGCACCCTGATAGCAGTTGTACATAATGCCGGTGGTCGAAACATTTTTCGACCTATAAGGAACTTTGGTTATGGTAAAGAGTTCAATAAACCAAGGTTTCTCATTCCTTCATTGCTAAGGATGTTTTACCGTACGATAAAACTGATAAGGAAGTTAACGAGAAAACTTAGGGGTTGATAAGAATGTTCGACGCAATCGTGGTAGGTGCCGGCCTATCTGGTTCGACAGCAGCACGAATATTAGCCGAGGCTGGTTATAAGGTATTAGTTATTGAGAGACAAAAACACGTAGCAGGTCACTGCCATGACTACAAAGATAATAACGGTATCACTGTCCATACCTACGGTCCACACATTTTCCATACCAATAACCGAAAAGTCTGGGAGTTTGTTTGCAGGTTCACCGAATTCTATTTCTACCAACATAGAGTCCTCAGTTATGTTGAGGGACGATTTGTTCCCTTTCCTATCAACAGAGATACACTCGTTGAAATTTTCGGTATAAACATAGCAACATATGAGGTTGAAGAATTTCTTGAGAAAGAGGTGAAAAAATCAAAGTTTAATGTTCCACCGAGAAATTTTAGAGATGTTGTTGTCTCGCAAGTTGGTGAAAGGTTATACGAGCTGTTTTTTAAGAATTATACGAAAAAACAATGGGGGAGAGAACCCGAAGAACTTGCACCCGATGTTGCGAGGAGAATACCGGTAAGAACTAATAGAGACGGTAGATACTTCTCGGATAAATATCAGGGTATACCAGCGGAAGGATATACAAAAATGGTCGAAAAAATTCTCAACCACCCGAACATAGTTCTCATGTTAGGGATCGATTACTTTGAAGTGAGAGACTTGTTTAAGCCAAAGTTAACGGTATACACAGGAGAACTGGATAAATTCTTTGATTACGTATACGGTAAACTTGAATACCGGTCACTTAAATTGGAGTTGAGAACGTTAGAACAGGAGTTTTATCAGCCGGTATCAGTCGTTAACTACCCTAACGATTACGACTGGACAAGAGTAACAGAGTACAAACATTTCTTGAATGAAAAAAGCGAGAGAACAACAATATGTTATGAGTACCCCATAGAAGAAGGAGAGCCATTTTACGTTGTAATGACTCAAGACAATCTTGTAAAAAGAGAAAAGTACCTAAAAGAGGTAGAAAAGCTTGAAAAAACCGGGGAATTCTTGTTTATAGGAAGGTTGGCAGAGTACAAATATTACAACATGGATCAGGCTATAGAAGCAGCTTTAGAAAAAATCACCAAGTATCTGACTAACTCCCTAAGATCTGATTGATAACTTTTTCTAAATTTTTCCCCTGGGCCAATTGGTTTCTTAGATTCATGACGTTTTCTCTCCAAAGATTATACTCCTTTTCTGATATGTTTTCCAATATTTCGTCAAGCTCTTCTAAGGAGTGTATTCCAAAACCTATGTTGTACTTCTTGACCACATCGTACACAGCAGCCTCTTTCCAACAAATCAAGGGTAGGCCGGTAACGATATAAAGGGAAGCTTTATGAGGAGAATTGTATCTCAAATAATTTCCAACAGTTCCAGATATTTCTTTAGTTTCCTCACCGTCCCAAATTAAACCAAAGTGCCCCTTTAAGTGGTAGGGAAGTTCATCAGGTGGAAACGCCCCTTTGAGCTCAATGTTTTCGTTTTGCACTATTGTATCAAAACCCTTGCCGTACAAAACTAAACGGTAATTTTTAAATTTCGAATTGCCCTGAGCTATTTTGTAAAGAAACCCTGACTTCCATTTGCTTAAGTTTCCGGCGTAGACCACTAGAAATTTTCGATCGTCCGGAAACGGTAATCCCCCAAGACTGGGGCTTTGAGAAGTGTTTGGGAGAGACTCCAAAATATAATCAAACAACTCGATGACAAAGAGAGTGCCATTGAATCCTATTTTCTCTCTAAGAAAATCGGCCATTTGTTTTGAATGACAAATTGCGTGTGTAAACTTTGAAAAGACAAATTTCTCTCTTAGGAAATCAATTTTTCGAGAAAATCTTATTGATTCAACATCGTGAATAACAATAATCCTTTTTCCTTTTCGAAACGCAAGTTTAAGAATAGGGGCTAGAAAAAGATCTATCCCAGTCCCGTTTTGAAAAAATACGTTTGAGTATTCGTACTCCTTAGTAAAGAACGAGGATAATACTAACTTAAATAGCTTAGTTATCGATAAAACTCTGATTTTCTTCCCATCTTTAAACAAGTCTATCGGCTTAAAGTTCATCCTACGAAAAATTCTTTCCACGTCTAACTTGGCCTTCAAAGCTGCGTTAAAGTTTTCCCAGAAAAACGCAGAAACGTAGTATGTTTCTTGAGATTTCAAATGAAGCCACCTCCAATTATTGACATCTGTCTTTCCAAATGGTAGAATATTTTACGCCTTGGGAGGTCGTCTAACGGCAGGACGGCGGACTCTGGATCCGCTAGTGGAGGTTCGAATCCTCCCCTCCCAGCCAAAAGTTTATTGAAAGAGGAGGTCAGGTGTAATCTGACCTCCTTATTTTTCTCATTCATTTATCATATCCTTCAGTCCGCCCACAACGAAACTCTTTTCGAACTCCACTTGCTCTCCCGTTTCCATGTTCTTGACAATGACCACGTCACGTTCGAGTTCTTCTTCTCCGATGATTACACAATACTTAGCTCCGAGTCTTGCGGCATGTTTTAACTGTGCGCTTATGCTTCGCTCCATAAGGTCCAATCCGGTGGGGATACCAGCTTTTCGAAGTTGTTCGGCGAGTTTAAGTGCTTCGACTTTCACATCGTCTCCTCCCATGTAAGTAACGTAGACGAGGTTTCTGCCTATTTCTTCGACTTCCACATTTTCAGCCTTAAGGCTCAATATTAGTCGTTCTATTCCTGCGGCAAATCCAAGTGCTGGGACTTCTTTGCCACCTATTTCTTTAATCAAGTTGTCGTACCTTCCACCACCGGCGATTGCACTCATCGCACCGAGACGTTTGTGGTGGACTTCAAAAACAGTTCTATTGTAGTAATCTAATCCACGTACGAGTCTTGGATTTTCAACAAACTGCACACCGCTTTGTTCGAGGAACTTCTTAAGTTTTTGGTAATGTTCCCTTGCACTTTCACCGAGGAAATCGGTAATCTTCGGAGCGTTTTCAACGTACTTCACATCGACTTTGCAATCGAGCAATCTGAGTACGTTCCGCTCAAATCGCGCTTTGCAATCGTCGCAAAGGTTGTCCAGGTGTTTGGAGTAATATTCCCTCAACGCTTCGCGGTACCTGGCCCTGTCTTCGGAGTCTCCCAGGGAGTTTATCTGAATCTCGTAATCAATTAAGCCGATTTCTTTGAGAAACCTGTCAACGAAAAGGATAAGCTCCGCGTCGGCTATCGGGGAGTAGCTGCCGAATATCTCCGCACCAAACTGATGGAATTGTCTTTGGCGACCAGATTGCGGTTTTTCGTACCTAAACATCGGACCGATGTAAAAGTACTTCTGGGGAAAGCCTTGAGTTATCATTCCGTTCTCAACGAATGCGCGAACGACCGGTGCAGTTCCCTCCGGGCGGAGTGTGATGCTTCGGCCTCCTTTATCCTCGAACGTGTACATTTCCTTCTGGACGATGTCGGTGTCTTCACCG contains:
- a CDS encoding glycosyltransferase family 2 protein, translated to MANEPLVSVIIPAYNVEKYITRTLESVLDQTFRDFEIILVNDGSTDKTEEVAKKLLKSAELNFRIISQSNKGVSVARNVGLYNSAGRYVKFLDADDVMKRESLQYLVEACENNKLAFAFGKQDVINQNGKIMYTYDQMYLADLELADYKVVLEQFLKGILHISCNSSIFRKDIITERNLTFTPGARFGEDTEFIAKYIFFAKKIAFVDKVVCEAVVRFDSSTKVSNLAVFHNVGSFKRLYRFFMNFGELEIARVIEEYSIPASYAWAMGNLAYNAFPYRLWKKLLENDTIGAMMRRLKIDFPKQTSYHSLLKLAKHLYLISPAIAYFVLRLVGKWHRWRNS
- the glf gene encoding UDP-galactopyranose mutase: MFDAIVVGAGLSGSTAARILAEAGYKVLVIERQKHVAGHCHDYKDNNGITVHTYGPHIFHTNNRKVWEFVCRFTEFYFYQHRVLSYVEGRFVPFPINRDTLVEIFGINIATYEVEEFLEKEVKKSKFNVPPRNFRDVVVSQVGERLYELFFKNYTKKQWGREPEELAPDVARRIPVRTNRDGRYFSDKYQGIPAEGYTKMVEKILNHPNIVLMLGIDYFEVRDLFKPKLTVYTGELDKFFDYVYGKLEYRSLKLELRTLEQEFYQPVSVVNYPNDYDWTRVTEYKHFLNEKSERTTICYEYPIEEGEPFYVVMTQDNLVKREKYLKEVEKLEKTGEFLFIGRLAEYKYYNMDQAIEAALEKITKYLTNSLRSD
- the hisS gene encoding histidine--tRNA ligase, with the protein product MYQKIKGTEDIYGNEMKYWYWIESKAREVAIRYGYEEIRTPIFEETKLFVRSVGEDTDIVQKEMYTFEDKGGRSITLRPEGTAPVVRAFVENGMITQGFPQKYFYIGPMFRYEKPQSGRQRQFHQFGAEIFGSYSPIADAELILFVDRFLKEIGLIDYEIQINSLGDSEDRARYREALREYYSKHLDNLCDDCKARFERNVLRLLDCKVDVKYVENAPKITDFLGESAREHYQKLKKFLEQSGVQFVENPRLVRGLDYYNRTVFEVHHKRLGAMSAIAGGGRYDNLIKEIGGKEVPALGFAAGIERLILSLKAENVEVEEIGRNLVYVTYMGGDDVKVEALKLAEQLRKAGIPTGLDLMERSISAQLKHAARLGAKYCVIIGEEELERDVVIVKNMETGEQVEFEKSFVVGGLKDMINE